ATCGCCGCCTTCTTGTGAGGTCTTGAAGCACACCGGCACGGCCCACGACTGCGGTCCATTTTCCTTCGCGCTCGGGCTCAGGAAGAAGCGCTGCTGGCTCACAGCCACGCTGCCCTCCTTCGGCTCGGAGAAGGTCAGGATTGGCTCGCCCGGCTGCGACACGAAGCTGTCCATGATTTTGTCGATCGGCTTGTGGCTCACCTCGGTCTGCGCGTTCCAGAAGTCCTCTGCCGTCGCATTGCCGTACATGTGCGCCGCCAGGTAGTTATGCACGCCCTTGCGGAAGGTCTCCGCGCCTTCGTAGTTCTCCACCATCAGCAGCATCGCGCCGGCCTTGCCATACGTAATGCCGTCGAACATCTCGTTGATCTCATCCGGCGTGTTCGCCTCCGCGCGGATGGTGCGCGTCGTGCGCTGCGCATCGAGGTTCAGCGTGCCGTTCAGCCCCGCCGCCACATCCTCGGTCAGCTTCCACTCCGGATGCCACGCCTCAATGGGCTTGTTCTCCATCCAGGTGGCAAACCCTTCGTTCAGCCACAGGTTGTTCCACCACTGCATGGTCACCATGTCGCCGAACCACTGGTGCGCCATCTCGTGCGCCACCACGATGCCGACATTCGCCTTCGCGCCGATCGAAGCCGTGTTCTCGTCGATCAGCAGATCCGTCTCGCGATAGGTGATCGCGCCGAAGTTCTCCATCGCACCGGCTTCAAAGTCCGGCAGTGCAATCATGTCCAGCTTGGGCATCGGATACTTGATGCCGAAATACGTGTCGTAATAATGCAGCACGTATTCCGCGGACTTCACCGCAAACTTCGTATATTGCACCTTGTCCGGCGTCGCGCAGGCGCGGATCGGCACGCCGTCGCTCTCGCCCGATGTGCACTGGAAATCCCCGACAAGAAACGCCACCAGGTACGTCGACATCTTCGGTGTCGTCGCAAAGTGCAGCGTGTGCTCGCCCACAATCGGGCCCGGCGTATCGGCAATTACATTCGTGTTCGAGATCGCCGTGTCGCCCTTGTCCACCGTGATGCTCACGTCAAAGGTGGCCTTGTATCCCGGCTCGTCGAACGACGGGAAGGCGCGCCGCGCATCGGTCGGCTCAAACTGCGTCACCGCGTAATTGCGCTTCGCCGTCTTCGAAAGATAGAAGCCGCGCAACTGCCCGTTCAGAATGCCCGAGTACTCCACAGCCAGCGTGATGCGTCCCGCAGGCAGCGTCTTCGCAAAGTGGAAGGTCGCCTGCTCCTTCGCATCGTCCAGCGTCACATCGGCCTTCAGCTCCTTGCCGTCCACCTTCGCCGTCACGCTCTGGAACTTGATCTCCGCCGCATTCAGCGTGATCGCATCCGTAGGCTGCTTCACCAGCACATCGATCTTCTCGCTGCCCAGGAAGGTCGCCGCCTTCAGGTCCGGCGTAAGAGAAAGCGCGTAGTGCTCCGGGATCACGTTGTCGGGAATACGCTGTGCGAAGGCGGAAAACGTAACCGTCGCGGTGGCAAAAAGCAAAGCTCCGCGCAGAAGGCGGGAGGTACAAGCAGACATGGACTGCCTCAAGGATGAAATCGGCATCCGGCCGGCGTGGGGAAAGCGGAAGACACCATCTCCACGATATCGCAAAGACAGGGCTCAGGGCTCAGGGCTCAGGGCTCAGGGCTCAGGGCTCAGGGGAGAGCATAAGACAAACATCCATCTCTCCACCCAGGCAACACCGGCTTGAGTGAGCCGCCCTCTTTGAATGTCAACGGAGAATCTGGGTGCCCCACATCTCGTTCTGTTCGAGATGTGGGTTCGCAGAATGCTAGATCGCGACCAGCGGGAGCGCCACGCAAAGCAAAAGGCCGGGACGGCCAGTCCTTAGCCTTCGCGATAATCCAGCAGCACCAGCCCCACCAGAGCCAGGCACACCGGCCACACCCAGTTCAGCACCGCCGCCGCGCGGCCTTCGCGCGCGCTCAACCGTATCGCCACCCAGCGGCTCCATCCCGCGAGCACGCCGAAGACGGCGATCGCCGTGTGGCTCATCTCCACCAGCGTCTCGTCCTTGACTTCGCCAAGAGCGTGCGAGTGCGTCATCAGAAACGCCCCGCCCACCGCGCACATGGCCGGAAACACCAGCGCCGCCCACTGCTGCCGCACACGACCCGTCTCGACAGCCCACTCGAAAACGGCAAAACCGGTGATGAGCACGCTGAAGATGCGATGCTCCAGCACCTCGGCCTCGGCAAAGCTGCCCCAGAACGGCCTCGGCCCCAGCGGCCACGCATCGGGATCGCCGCGCAGCAGAATAAACACCGCGAGACCGATGAACAGCAGCGGCCAGCCTGCCAGCAATGGGCGCAGCACCGGGCCGCCGCGCTGCCCGGCTGCGCGGCGAGCCAGCGCCAGCAAACCCGCAGCCAGCACGATGATCCCCGCCCAGTGGTGGTTGTACTCCGACCACGCGCGGTCCATCGCGTCGTTCTCCGACCCGCCGGTAAACGACGTCTCCTCGAGATCGTCTTTGAGGTCCTGCCGTTTACTTAATTTGTTAAAGGATGGCGTGGTCATCAGCGGCGTCTTCCACGCGAAGCGTTGCATCAGCTCATGCCCCGTCAGCCGGTCCGCATGAATATCCACCGCCGGAGGCTGCGCCGTCAGCGATGCCCCCAGCAGGATCGCCGTGAAGCCAAGCCCGATCTCCGCCTCGCTGAAGCGCCGCAGCCGCGTCAGCACCGGCTGCGCCTCGCCCCGCGTTGCCCGCAACAACCACCAGTTCGAAGCGCCAAGAAGCAGCGCCACGAGCACGAGAACGATCTTCGCCACCAGCAGCGCACCGTATGCCGTGCCATACAGGCCATCCCAGCTCCGCACGTAGTACCACGCCATGCCCACGCCCGCGGCCGTCAGCGTCACCACCGCCACCATCGCCATCGCCGAGAAGCGCCGCGCCATCGCATGCAGCGTCTTGCCGTCGTCCACGCGGCGCATCGCGATCAGCAGCCACGGCATCGCCCCGATCCACGCCGCCGAACCGGCGTGATGCGCGGCGGTCAGCACCACCAGCAGCCCGCGATGCGTCAGCTGCGAAGGCGCATGGCTCAGCATCACTGAGCCCGCCAGCAGCGCCAGCGCGAAGACCGCACCCAGCCACGCCGCAGCACGCGAGGCGCGCACCGCCATCATCCTTAACAGCACAAACCATGCGAGAGCGGCAACGACGATCGCCACATCCGCGCGAAAGAAATCCGCCGACGCCACCTCGGCGAAGCGCATCCCTGAACTCGTCATCAGCTCAACGGCACTCTCGGCCGCAGCCATGGCCTGCACCACGAGAAGCGCAAGAGCCGCCCAGCTCGCGCCACGCCCCACCGCGCGTCGCGCAGCCGCCGGCGATTCACCGGAAAACACAGAAGGCGCCGCCACCAGGAGAAGGACCAGCCATCCCCCCAGCGTCAGCGCCTCAAAGGCGAGCCCAAAGGCCCGCAGCAGTACCGAAAGCAGGTCGAAAACCTGCGTGAACCAGACCACGTTCGTCTATGCCCTGTCGAATTACTTCCCTAAATTACTTAACAGTGAAAGGAATTTCGCCGCGCGTGATGTGCCCGTCCGCCGCGACCGCCTGCCAGCGGATCGTATACTCACCCACGCCCAGCTTGGCATGCGCCAGCAGCTCTTCCGGCGCGGGCTGCTTCTCCAGCGTCAGCGCCTGCGAGGCGCCGCCTACCTTCACCAGCGTCAGCGTGGAGCGCGCCCCGTCCACGCGGGAGTTGTACTTGAGCGCGATCTCCACATCCGGTCCATGCGCCGTGCCATGGATCGCCGGAGTCGACGACACCAGCACCGCGTGCGCGAAGGCACGCGGCACCGCCAGCATGCAGCCCAGCACCAGTGCCAGGCTCAGCAGCGTCTTCTTCATCATGTTTCCTTTCCCTTACCGTGAAGCTGCGCGAACCGACGCGCCGCTCAGCTCCGCTGCCCGTGCTTCCGCAAAGGCTGCCGCGCCGAGTAGCGCGCAGCGGCTGTCTAGGATGATCCGCACCGGCGTATGCACCAGCAGGTCGCTCAGGCGCCCCTTGTCGGTGAACGCCTTCATGAACACGCCGTCCTGCATCTTCTTCAGGATCTTCGGAGCGATGCCGCCGCCGAGGTACATCCCGCCCACCGACAGCACCTTGAGCGCCAGGTTGCCGGCCTCGGCGCCGTACGAGGCCGCAAAGACATCCAGCGTCTTCGCGCACAGCTCGTTCTGGCCCGATTCGCCCAGCTCGCCGATCACCGCATTCGGATCTTCCTGCTCCATCCGCTCCTTGAGCCACGCCGGCTCGTCCAGCTTCTTCTCGTCGCGCAGGAAGCTGTAGATGTTCTTGAGCCCCAGCCCCGAAACCACGCGCTCGAAGCTCACCCGGCCGCCCAGCGTCTTCTGGAGATAGCGCAGCAGGTCGATCTCCAGATCGTTGCGCGGCGCAAAGTCGGCATGGCCGCCCTCGGAGGCCATCGGCGTATGCGTCTTGCCGTTCCACACCAGGATCGCCTCACCCAGCCCCGTACCGGCCGAGACCAGCCCCCGGTTGCCCACCACGCCCGAATCGCCCGCGCTCAGCTCGAAGATCTGATCGGCGGCCAGCTCGGGGATACCGTAGCCATTCGCCTCCAGATCGTTGATGAGGAACAGGTGGTCGATCTTCAGGTCCATCGACAGCTCGCGCGTGTCCAGCACCCACGGCAGGTTGGTCAGCTTCAGCCGGCCGCCGCGCACCGGTCCCGGCACGCCGAAGCAGGCCGCCGTCACCTCCGGCGATCCGCTCTGTTCCAAGAACAGCCGCACAATCTCTTCCAGCCCCGCGTGCTGCTGCGCGGGAAACTTCTCGTCGCGCACATGCGTGAGCCGGCCCTGCTGAAACTCGTACAGCGCCAGGTGGACCTTGGTGCCGCCTACATCTCCGGCCAGGATCATCGCGTGACCTCCAGCCGGCCCACGCCGTCCGCGCCCACCGCCGGCAGCTTGGCTGCGGCGTCTTTATCCAGAAGCATCAGCAGCTTGCCGCTCTTCGGCTGGATCAGCTGCGAAGGATACGTCTCCACGTCGTACTCGCCCAGCAGCACCATGTGCAGCGGCTCGGTCTTGTCCTTGCCGCCGATCAGGAAGAACACATCCCGCGCCGCATTGATCACCGGCCAGGTCAGCGTGATCCGCCAGGTGTCCTTCTGCGGAACGTGGTTCGCGGTCACAATCTTGGCCAGCTCGTGGATCGCCTCGGTGTGCGGAAACAACGAAGCCGTATGCGCATCGTCGCCCATGCCCAGCGCGAGCACGTCGAAGACCGGCGTCTCCGCGCCCTCCAGCTTGAACTGGTTGCGGATCGTCGACTCGTAGCGCGCCGCCGCCTCTTCCGGGTTCAGCTCGCCTTCCATGCGATGCACCTGCTCCGGCTTGAGCGGCACATGCTCGAGCAGGGTCTCCTTCGTCATGCGGTAGTTGCTGTCCTTGTCCGTCGGCGGAACCGTGCGCTCATCCACGAAGAAGAGCTCGATCTTGTCCCACGGCATTTCCTTCTCGTAGCGCTCGCTGGCGTTGGCCAGCAGCTCGAAGGTGCGCTTCGGCGTGCTGCCGCCGGAGATGGCCACCCGTGCCCGGCCCCGCGCGGCCACTGCCGCCTGGATCGATTCCAGAAAATGCTCCGCGGCGGCCCTGCTCAGCTCGGCCGCGCCCTCATAGACCCGGTACTCTACCTGCGTCGTCTTTGCCATGTGCGTCTTCTACCTGAATCTTCCTGGTGGTTCTTTCTCTTCTGATGCCAAACGGGGACCCGGCATCCGGATCCCCGTCCTGTTCCTGGTGATTTATAGCTTCTGCCACTTCCGGCCGTCACGCTTCAGCAGATCGTCGGAGGCCTTCGGGCCCCACGAACCGCTGTCGTAATTCGGGAAGTCCTGCTTGGTCTTCGTCCACGCCTCCAGCAGCGGCGTGAACAGCTCCCAGGTCACTTCCACGCCGTCGCGGTGCGCAAACAGCGTACCGTCGCCGAGCATCGCGTCCAGCAGCAGGCGCTCGTAGCCGTTGGCGGTATTGGTGCCGAAGGCCTGCGAGTACTTGAAGTCCATCACCACCGGGCACACCGTCATATCCGGGCTGGGCAGCTTCGCGCCGAAGCGCAGCGAGATGCCCTCATCCGGCTGGATGCGCATGGTGATCAGGTTCGGCTGGATCTGCCCGCACGGACCGGCCGCCGCCTTGTTGAAGAGCAGCATCGGAGGCTGCTTGAACTGCACCGTCACCTCGGTGACGCGCTTGGCCAGCCGCTTGCCGGCGCGGATATAGATCGGCACGCCCGCCCAGCGCCAGTTGTCGATCTCGAGCTTCACCGCGGCGAAGGTCTCAGTCTGCGACTCGGGGCTCACGCGGTCTTCCTGGCGATAACCGATCGCTTCCTTGCCGCCCACCGTGCCCGGACCATACTGGCCGCGCACCGTGTCTTCTTCCTTGATCGGCTGGATGGCCTTCCAGACCTTCAGCTTCTCCTGCCGCACCGCATCGGCCTCGAAGCTCACCGGCGGCTCCATGGTCACGAACGACAGCACTTCCATCAGGTGGTTCTGCAGGATGTCGCGGGTCGCGCCGGCCTTCTCATAGAACGGCCCGCGGCCCTCGATGCCGATGCTCTCGGCCGCCGTGATCTGCACGTTGTCGATGTAGTTGCGGTTCCAGATCGGCTCGAAGATGCCGTTGGCAAAGCGGAAGACCAGCACGTTCTGCACCGTCTCCTTGCCCAGGTAGTGGTCGATGCGGAAAATCTGCTGCTCTTCGAAGACCTTGCTGATATCGGCATTGAGCGCACGCGCGCTCTCCAGGTCGTGACCGAAAGGCTTCTCGATGATGACGCGCACCGCGCCCTCTTCCGACTTCGCCATGCCATGCTTGCCCAGGTGGTCGACGATGTCGGAGAAGTATTCCGGCGCGACCGCAAGGTAGAACAGGCGATTGCCCTTGGTGCCGACTTCCTTGTCGTACTCGGCCAGCTTTTCCTTCAGCGCCTCGTAGCCGCCATCGTCGTCGAAGTTCATCGCGTGATAGCTGACCTTGGCAATGAATGACTCCAGCTTCGGATCCTCTTCCGTCACGCCGCCGAATTCCAGAATGCCCGCGCGCATATCCTTGGCGAAGCTGTCGCCCAGATCGCGGCGCGCCACGCCGACAATGCGAATCTTTTCCGGCAGCAATCCTGCCTGCTCCAGGTGAAAGAGCGCCGGCAGCAGCTTGCGCTTGGTCAGGTCACCCGATGCGCCGAAGATCACGACGACCCCCGGTTCCGGAATCCGCTCGTGGGCTTCGGCTGCGCTCGCCACATCCTCCGGAGCGATTTTGATCTCTGTGGTCGCCATGCTTCCTCCTTGCCTTTCGTGCTTCTCGTTCTTGTTCCTGCTTCTTTCGATTCATGGTCCTGCGCACTGGTCGCAGTACCCCGGGGAACTCACGTTACATGCAAATGGTGAAGACTGCTTGATGAGAAAACTGCCGGTGATCTGAAAATGCCGGCGGCAGGAATTCTCCCGCCGCCGGCCATGTTGCTGGTTATCGCTTAGTCCTTCTTGACGGCATGGCCGCCAAAGGCATTGCGCTGGATCGCGATCATGCGATCGGTGAAGTTGTTCTGCTCGCGCGAGCGGATGCGGCGGATCAGCGACTCGGTGATGACCGGAGCGGAAACGTTCAGGTCGATCGCCTCGAAGACCGTCCAGCGGCCCTCGCCCGAATCCGCCACGTAGGCCTCGAGGCCTTCGAGCGTCGGATTCTTCTCAAGCGCCTCGGCCGTCAGGTCGAGCAGCCACGAGCGCACCACGCTGCCATAACGCCAGATCTCGGCGATCTGCGGCAGGTCCAGCTTCAGCTCTTCCTTCGCCTTGAAGATCGAGAAGCCCTCGGCATAGGCCTGCATCATGCCGTACTCGATGCCGTTGTGGACCATCTTCACGAAGTGGCCCGCGCCGGCGGGACCGGTGTGTCCCCAGCCCTTGTCCTTGGCCGGAGCCAGCGTCTCGAAGATCGGCGTCAGGTACTGGACCGGCTCGTCATCGCCGCCGATCATCATGCTGTAGCCTTCCTTGAGGCCCCACACGCCGCCCGAGGTGCCCACGTCGACAAAGTCGAAACCTTCGGCCTTCAGCTCCTTGTGACGGCGCTGCGAGTCCTTGTAGTTCGAGTTGCCGCCGTCGATGAAGATATCGCCCTTGTTCATGAAGGGCTTGAGCTTCGCGATCGTCTCGTCGACCGGATCGCCGGCCGGAACCATGATCCAGATCGCGCGGCGTCCGGTCAGGCTCTTCACCAGGTCTTCGAGCGAGGTCACGCCCTTCGAGCCCGCGTCATTCAGGCGCTTCAGCGCGTCCGCGCTGAAGTCGAAGCCGACAATCTTGTGTCCACCGTCATGCAGACGCTGGGCCATGTTGCCGCCCATTTTGCCAAGTCCAATGATTCCCAGTTCCATCGCTTGCTTCCTCCGGTTTCTTGAATCGGTTTTCGTGAATCGGTGCTTGTGTATCTCGGTTCTTAGTCTTCGTTCAGTTCCACACCCAGCCCGCGCAAAGAGGCGCGCAGCGCCTCCGGGCCTTCGTAGCGGATCGCATGAATACCCAGCGACTTCGCCGTCTCGACATTGTTGGCGCGGTCGTCGATGAAGGCCACCTCGTCCGCTTCCACCTGCAGCACATCCAGCGCCAGCCGGTAAATCTTCTCATCCGGCTTGCGCAGCCCCACATAGCAGGAGCTGAAAAAGACGTCGAAGTAGGCGTGCAGCCCAAACAGCTCCAGGCGATTGTCGTTCAGCTCCCTGGCTTCGTTGTTCAGCATGCCCAGGTCCACGGAGCCGGAAGAGGCCAGGTCCTCGAGCACCGGCATCGCCGTGTTCTCGAGCAGCGCGGACTCGGCTTTCATCGCCGCCAGGAACTCCTCCGGGGTGAAGTTGCGCGGCTCGGTGAAGACGGTGCGCTTCAGATATTCGTCCGCCGTGATGAAGCCCTTTTCCCAGACATCGTTGGCTTCCGGATGCAGAGCCTCGAACCTGGCCTTGTCCACCCCAAAGCGCTCAAGCACCCGGGCACGGCTGTGGTGATCCCAGCCATTGGTCAGCAGAACCCCGCCGATATCCCAGAGAACTGTCGTGATCTCGCTCATGGCTTCCTTTGTCTTGATCTTGCTGTGTTTCGTGGTTAAGAAGAAAAAAGCAGAGTTGAAAGAGATAAATCTGTACGGGTGAGAGTTACAAATGCAGGAGCCCTGAACAGCGCCCGGCAGGATTGCGGCCGTTCCCGGCCATGCGTCCCCATTGCGATCGCGGGGAGAGGCCGCGGGAACCGGCCAGATCCAAGATCTGGACTGGCCGTCCCCGCGTCCGGATACCCGATTTACTTGGCCAGAGCGGCCGCCTTCTCGACGATCGCCTTGCCCTTCGCCGCCACGTTGGCCGCGTTGAAGCCCAGCTTGTCGAGAACCAGCCCGCCCGGAGCCGAAGCGCCGAAACGGTCGAGACCGATCACGTCGCCCGTCGAGCCGACATACTTCCACCAGCCGAGCGTCGCACCCGCTTCGATCGAGAGCTTCGGAATGGCCGCCGGCAGGATCGATTCCTTGTACGCATCCGTCTGCTTGTCGAAGAGCTTGGTCGAGGGCATCGAGACGACGCGCGCCGTAATGCCTTCCTTCGCCAGCTCGGCCGCGCCCTTGATCGCCGTCCAGACTTCCGCACCGGTGCCGATGATGATCAGGTCCGGCGACTCGCCGCCCTTCTCCACCACGTATGCGCCGTGCTTCACGCCTTCGTAGATGTCCAGCTTCGCGGGATCGAGCAGGGGCAGATCCTGGCGGGAAAGAGCCAGGAAGTGCGGAGCCTTGACCTCGAGCGCCACGCGCCACGCCGCCGCCGTCTCGTTCGCGTCCGCCGGACGCAGATCGATCAGCTCGGGGATCGCGCGCAGGCCGATCAGCTGCTCGATCGGCTCGTGCGTCGGGCCGTCCTCGCCCACCGCGATCGAGTCATGCGTGAAGACGAAGGTCGCATGCGCGTTCATCAGCGCCGAGAGGCGCAGTGCCGGCTTGCAATAGTCGCTGAAGATGAAGAAGGTCGATCCGTAGGGGATCACGCCGCCGTGCACCGACATGCCGTTAACCATCGCGCACATGCCGAACTCGCGCACGCCGAAGAAGACGTTGCGGCCCTTCGGGTCCACGTGGAAGTTGGCGCTGTCCTTGAAGATGGTCTTGGTCGAGGCGGTCAGATCGGCCGCGCCGCCGAAGACTTCCGGCACATCCTTGGCGAAGGCGTTCATCACCAGGTTGCCCGCGGTACGGGTCGCGACAGGCTTGGAGTCGGCAGCCCAGGTCGGCAGGCTCTTCTCCCAGCCTTCCTTCAGCTTGCCCGCGAAGACACGCTCGTACTCGGCCGCTTCGGCCGGATAGGCTTCCTTGTACTTGGCAAAGAGCTCAGCCCACTCCGTCTCGTACTTCGCGCCATTCTCGACCGACTTGGCCCAGTTCTTGGCCGCTTCTTCCGGAACGTAGAAGTTCTTGTCCTCGGGGAAGCCGAAGTTCTTCTTGGTTTCCTTCACGCCCTCGGCGCCCAGCGGCTCGCCGTGCACCTTGTTGGTGCCGGCCTTGGGGCTGCCATAGCCGATCACGGTGCGGACCTTGATCAGGGTGGGCTTCTTGGTTTCCTTCTTGGCTTCGGCGACCGCGGCTTCCAGAGCCACCAGGTCGTTGCCGTCGTGCACTTCGAGCACCTGCCAGTGGTAGGCCTCGAAGCGCTTCTTCACATCTTCGGTGAAGGAGAGGTCGGTCGGGCCGTCGAGCGAGATCAGGTTGTCGTCGTAGAAGAAGATCAGCTTGCCCAGCTCGAGCGTGCCGGCCAGCGACGCAACTTCGTGCGAGATGCCTTCCATCAGGTCGCCGTCACCCAGGATGCCGTAGGTGTAGTGGTCCACGATGGGGAACTGGTCGCGGTTGTAGATCGCCGCCAGGTGCTTTTCCGCCGTGGCCATACCGATGGCCATTGAAAAGCCCTGTCCCAGCGGACCGGTGGTGCACTCGACGCCATCCGTGTGGCCGTACTCCGGGTGACCCGGGGTCTTCGATCCCCACTGGCGGAACTGCTCGAGATCCTCGATCGTGACCTTGTAGCCGCTCAGGTGCAGCACCGAGTAGAGCAGCGCAGAAGCATGTCCGTTCGAGAGCACGAAGCGGTCGCGGTTGGACCACTTGGAGTTCTTCGGATTGTGCTTCATGAGCTTATGGAACAGCAGGTACGCAATCGGTGCATCGCCCAGCGGCGCCCCCGGGTGGCCGCTATTTGCCTTCTGGACCGCATCGACGGCCAGCAATCGGAGGGTATTGATCGACAGTTGATCGAGTTCGCTCATATGAACTTTACCTTTCGGTGTTGATATCCCACTTGTCATCCTAAATGCGGCGGGGACCACCGGCGCCATCGGCTCCGGCTCTTCCCGGCCCGCATTCAGTCGCAATCTGCAAAAAATTCGTGAACGTACCGGTTTGCGGCTACAGTTGCCGCCTTAGAGCCTTCTTAGCTCTCCGGCTGCACATCCACGTCGAAGTTCCGGCCTTCCCATCGGTTTTCGGCCGTCCAGAATATGGTAAATGTCAGCCGTGCCGCTCGCCCTGCCTCGGTCGGAATATCCACGTAGGTGCCCGGGAAACCGATGGGCCGCGAGTCCAGCGTTGTCACCGTCTTCCAGCCATCCAGCGTCCACAGCACCCGGAAGTGCCGCCGCGATACCAGCCGCAGCCGCTTGCCCGCCTTGATCTTGCTGATCGGCCGTCGCATTTTGAAAATTTCAATCGCCGACTCCCGCCGCCCGGTCGTCTGCGCGTAGCGCTTCTCTACCGCCTCGATGCGGTCGAAGACCCGCCCATCCAGCAGCGAGCGCAGCAGCTTCAGATACTCGGCATGCGCCCACACCAGCGGCTGCGCCGAGCCCGCCGGTCCGCCGAAGATCAGCGGCGGCCGCCCCTCGCGCACCAGATCCGGCGCATCCCAGATCTGCTCAGGCAACATGCCGCCCTCGGAGGCGAAGCTCTCATACGTCTTGACCAGGTCCTGGATATCCTTGCCCGCCGCCAGCTCATAGTGCGCCCGCTCGCCGGTCAGCAGCGGCCAGGCCCGGCCCTGCCCATAGTGCTCGAACGGACCGCCGTTCTTCTGCTGCCCGTAGCCATCATGGTTGTAGCGCCGCCAGCACGGCCCCTGCGGCGTGTCGATCTTGAGCACGTGATCGACCACCTTCAGCGAGTCGATAATCAGCGGATCGTCGGCCCGGCGGATGCCGTAGCGCACCAGCTCCAGGAAGCCGGCGTCGATGATCTCCCGCGCCTCGAACTCGTACTGCTCGCCAGGCTCGCGGTTGGCCAGCCGCACCATACCCTCCGCGCAGCCCTCGCGCGCGTAAATCTCTCCGCAGGCCGGCGGACGGATGCGCATGTAATGGCGCTTCACCTCAGGGAGCAGCACCCCGTCTTCGGTCACCGTCCACTCGTCCAGGTGCGACTCGATCCAGTCCGCATGCTCTTCGAGGAAGAGTCCCAGTTCTTCGGCCCCGTGCGCCCGCGCCAGCTCCGCCGCGCAAATCAGCCCGCTGATCACCGCCGCCAGCGTCGAGGGCGAGTAGCCCGGATTCTCCTCCCAGCGCTCCTGCTGGGTCACCGGCGCATTGCGTACCAGGAAGCCAGCCGCCCGCTCCACGAAGGGAAAGACATCGAACTCCCCCAGCCCGTCCAGCTTCCACAGCCGCCAGGCCAGGATGATCGGAAACGCAACCTCATCGAGCTGAATGCCGGTCCAGTAGGGCGTGCCGTTGATCCAGAAGTTCTGCGCGAAGCTGCCGTCCGGCTTCTGCGTACAGGCCAGGTAGGTCAGGGCCCTGCGCGCCGTGTCCACGCGCCCGCAGGCCAGCAGCGCCGAGGCGCTCTGCACCATGTCGCGCGTCCACACCAGGTGATACCCGCCCAGGTCATCGTCACCCTTGGCATAACCCCAGGGAATCGACGCCGAGGCGATAAACGCGCCCGAATAGGTCTTGTCCTCGTGGGCCAGGATCACGTTGTGGCTGATCTGCAACAGCCGCCCGCCGTCCATGGCGTGCCTGGCCAGCTCGGCCGGGCTCTCCGCCCGGTGCCACTGCTCCAAAAAGCGCTTGAGATGCTTTTCAAACGGAGACGACAGCGTGCCCAGCG
The Silvibacterium dinghuense DNA segment above includes these coding regions:
- the zwf gene encoding glucose-6-phosphate dehydrogenase, with the protein product MATTEIKIAPEDVASAAEAHERIPEPGVVVIFGASGDLTKRKLLPALFHLEQAGLLPEKIRIVGVARRDLGDSFAKDMRAGILEFGGVTEEDPKLESFIAKVSYHAMNFDDDGGYEALKEKLAEYDKEVGTKGNRLFYLAVAPEYFSDIVDHLGKHGMAKSEEGAVRVIIEKPFGHDLESARALNADISKVFEEQQIFRIDHYLGKETVQNVLVFRFANGIFEPIWNRNYIDNVQITAAESIGIEGRGPFYEKAGATRDILQNHLMEVLSFVTMEPPVSFEADAVRQEKLKVWKAIQPIKEEDTVRGQYGPGTVGGKEAIGYRQEDRVSPESQTETFAAVKLEIDNWRWAGVPIYIRAGKRLAKRVTEVTVQFKQPPMLLFNKAAAGPCGQIQPNLITMRIQPDEGISLRFGAKLPSPDMTVCPVVMDFKYSQAFGTNTANGYERLLLDAMLGDGTLFAHRDGVEVTWELFTPLLEAWTKTKQDFPNYDSGSWGPKASDDLLKRDGRKWQKL
- the gnd gene encoding phosphogluconate dehydrogenase (NAD(+)-dependent, decarboxylating), encoding MHKHRFTKTDSRNRRKQAMELGIIGLGKMGGNMAQRLHDGGHKIVGFDFSADALKRLNDAGSKGVTSLEDLVKSLTGRRAIWIMVPAGDPVDETIAKLKPFMNKGDIFIDGGNSNYKDSQRRHKELKAEGFDFVDVGTSGGVWGLKEGYSMMIGGDDEPVQYLTPIFETLAPAKDKGWGHTGPAGAGHFVKMVHNGIEYGMMQAYAEGFSIFKAKEELKLDLPQIAEIWRYGSVVRSWLLDLTAEALEKNPTLEGLEAYVADSGEGRWTVFEAIDLNVSAPVITESLIRRIRSREQNNFTDRMIAIQRNAFGGHAVKKD
- a CDS encoding HAD family hydrolase produces the protein MSEITTVLWDIGGVLLTNGWDHHSRARVLERFGVDKARFEALHPEANDVWEKGFITADEYLKRTVFTEPRNFTPEEFLAAMKAESALLENTAMPVLEDLASSGSVDLGMLNNEARELNDNRLELFGLHAYFDVFFSSCYVGLRKPDEKIYRLALDVLQVEADEVAFIDDRANNVETAKSLGIHAIRYEGPEALRASLRGLGVELNED
- the tkt gene encoding transketolase, translating into MSELDQLSINTLRLLAVDAVQKANSGHPGAPLGDAPIAYLLFHKLMKHNPKNSKWSNRDRFVLSNGHASALLYSVLHLSGYKVTIEDLEQFRQWGSKTPGHPEYGHTDGVECTTGPLGQGFSMAIGMATAEKHLAAIYNRDQFPIVDHYTYGILGDGDLMEGISHEVASLAGTLELGKLIFFYDDNLISLDGPTDLSFTEDVKKRFEAYHWQVLEVHDGNDLVALEAAVAEAKKETKKPTLIKVRTVIGYGSPKAGTNKVHGEPLGAEGVKETKKNFGFPEDKNFYVPEEAAKNWAKSVENGAKYETEWAELFAKYKEAYPAEAAEYERVFAGKLKEGWEKSLPTWAADSKPVATRTAGNLVMNAFAKDVPEVFGGAADLTASTKTIFKDSANFHVDPKGRNVFFGVREFGMCAMVNGMSVHGGVIPYGSTFFIFSDYCKPALRLSALMNAHATFVFTHDSIAVGEDGPTHEPIEQLIGLRAIPELIDLRPADANETAAAWRVALEVKAPHFLALSRQDLPLLDPAKLDIYEGVKHGAYVVEKGGESPDLIIIGTGAEVWTAIKGAAELAKEGITARVVSMPSTKLFDKQTDAYKESILPAAIPKLSIEAGATLGWWKYVGSTGDVIGLDRFGASAPGGLVLDKLGFNAANVAAKGKAIVEKAAALAK
- a CDS encoding glycoside hydrolase family 15 protein, which translates into the protein MSELTPQYNWLTQQGPAFGAPGVTPRWTSSVKSAVGTAYAASSRAWYTISHGILNEIYYPTIDRPQIRDMELLVTDGETFFHEDKRDLDHEFSYIDPDALGVRIISRDRGGRYQITKEIINDPHYPVVLMRVKLEGDAAVLGRLKLYALMSPHIDGGGAGNSAGVVDVAGHKMLVAWKDHTAVTLASSCGFDRASVGFVGTSDGFQDLRHNMIMDWEFGSAENGNVAMMGEICANHSRDFTLAIGFGDGIHAALSTTLGTLSSPFEKHLKRFLEQWHRAESPAELARHAMDGGRLLQISHNVILAHEDKTYSGAFIASASIPWGYAKGDDDLGGYHLVWTRDMVQSASALLACGRVDTARRALTYLACTQKPDGSFAQNFWINGTPYWTGIQLDEVAFPIILAWRLWKLDGLGEFDVFPFVERAAGFLVRNAPVTQQERWEENPGYSPSTLAAVISGLICAAELARAHGAEELGLFLEEHADWIESHLDEWTVTEDGVLLPEVKRHYMRIRPPACGEIYAREGCAEGMVRLANREPGEQYEFEAREIIDAGFLELVRYGIRRADDPLIIDSLKVVDHVLKIDTPQGPCWRRYNHDGYGQQKNGGPFEHYGQGRAWPLLTGERAHYELAAGKDIQDLVKTYESFASEGGMLPEQIWDAPDLVREGRPPLIFGGPAGSAQPLVWAHAEYLKLLRSLLDGRVFDRIEAVEKRYAQTTGRRESAIEIFKMRRPISKIKAGKRLRLVSRRHFRVLWTLDGWKTVTTLDSRPIGFPGTYVDIPTEAGRAARLTFTIFWTAENRWEGRNFDVDVQPES